DNA sequence from the Alosa alosa isolate M-15738 ecotype Scorff River chromosome 2, AALO_Geno_1.1, whole genome shotgun sequence genome:
ggcaacccttcggttacggctgcccccaaattaTACAGGACATGTTACAAAGCACCATCTAGGTAAAGTGTCTGCTGTGCTCACCAAATATGGTCACAGGAATCTCCTAAATGGTAATCACCACAACAAAGGAAAGGTCTATGTCCTGGTGTCATAAATTATGGCCAATCAATTGTAGAATGAGAATGAATAGCTCTATGAGAACCATCTCAGTGAAAGGATCACAGAGACTTAATTATCATCCTGAACAGTAACAAGGAAACCTGTTATTTGCATTACAAGCCTGGGTCATTTGCAGTGATGACAAGGCCAGGGACACCCCATTTCGTCTGTGACCACACCAGCACTTTCCATAAATAACATTGAATGTTGTTATACTACTGCAAATAGTGCAATTACTGCTAGTGCTACTGCTACTAATCAATCATTTAGAATCAACCACATTAACTAAGACAACAGGTCAAGCTGTTACCAGTTACTTAGATTCAATTACTTTTGTATAATAGAGATGTCTACATTCCTTTTCTCAGACACTTTACCATAAGACAAGGGAAGCTGTCCAAAAATCCCTGTTGATGTGTGCTGACCATATAAGGACAACGAATTAACTGAATTAAATTTGAAAAGAATGAGCGAGAACTGAGCAAGACTGAAAgcaagcgagaaagagagagagactgaaagaaagaGCTGTTGGACGAGGAAGCTTACCTGCACCGGTGGGCTCTGCGCTGGGGTCTATGGTGGGCTTCTGCGCAGGAAGGCGAGGTCCAAAGAAGGTCCAGCGTTCCACAGCCCCTCCTTCGCCAGCTCCCAAATCAACACTAGAGCTGGAGGAGCTGGTGCTGAGATCAGAGCTGGTGATGGACGCTGCAGAACCCTGACTGCTGAACCAGctcctgggacacacacacacacacacacacacacacatacaatacatattTTCCCCTCTCATGTCATGCTAAACATTCAGCCTGTGTTGCATGGCACATGAAGCTCTGTACCTGCGCTTCTGTTTGGGGGAGGATTGTGGAGTGGTGGTTGGAGTAGACTGAGCAGATGGTTGGTTGTCCTCTTTAAGGTCAGTACTCTGCATGTGCATCTTCTACAAGACAAACAGCCAGAAAGGACAGAAATGTCAGATTAGTTGTACTCAATTTTTACCTAGACAAAAATGTAACCACACAATCTAATCtaaactttagaatacatatCACTCTATTTTGAGTCTCAGATTAAATATACATAAAACAATACATATTGTGATGGGTATACCATACGTTATTTATCCCTTGTTACTGAAGGATTTAAAATTTGGATCAACATATGAATGCCACACTGAGCAGCTGAAATCATGAACAAAGGGTGGGTAGACAACTCACGTGTATTGAATCAGCCATGCGGTGATAGTGGGTCTCATCTACCAGACCTTTGTGAGGGCTGTAGCCTGCGTCAGTCAGACCAGCCTGCTTCTCAAACCTGTGGATGTTCTCCTGCGTCTGCTCTGAAAGACCAGATGTACGACTTTAGTCTCATAACTTGAAATCAATGTCTCTGTTATTCATAGTCCTAAAATTGAATTCTCATAAAGTTGGGTAAAAAAAGTATTTCATAATGACGACCACCACCGCATATTCCATGGAAGTGTTACAAATGAATGTGATGTTAAACTGTGCCGAGTTCATGTGAGAGTCTCGTCTTACTGGTAATAAGGGAACTCATGAGGACAGAGGAGGCTTTGGCCTTCACCACTGGAACCAGAGGTCTGGCAGACTCCACATCAACAGAGGGCGTATGCGTCAGCACACTTCCTGTTTCATCCTCCTAAATGGGGGAAATGAAACATCGTTACTACAAGCATACAAATCACTACAACTATAGATCAAAGGCTATGTTCAAACTGCATTCActtattgtttatttttgtttatatgTCTAAGCTCCGGAATTGTCTATCCACAGTGTTATTTGTAAACAAGCATACCACATCTGTATGGTGGTGTTCAAGACATGTAAATAAACTTGGTGAATTGAGCTGGCCATATGGAAACAGCTGGCAGTATGAGAATCTGGCTGTTTAATTTTGCCTCCAATTAAACAACTGTTCAGAGTGATGTAATGTTATTTCAGGTTTTGGGCTTTTGTTTTAATCGCTAGCCTCTGATGAAAGGCATAGCCTTGCCAGTGAAACGGTGCCTAGCATAGTGAGAGCAAAGCTTGCCTTTGACCAAAAGGTACAAATAAATAAGAGTTTCTGTAAGCCATCCTTTCTATGGCCAGGCTGAAAGACCTCTCCAGATGTCCAATTAGAACCACATTTCAAACCGCATCATCTGGAAGGTTTGGCCAGATCAACTTTCCAAAAATTTCACAAGGCAAGCATCATAAAAATCAATCAGATTTTTAATTGGATATGCAAATAACTCAAAACTCAGCTGCCAAAGTGAACATTGCCAAAGATTACTCGCACTAAGTCCCACATGATCAAATGCAGGAAAATTAATTTCCTTACTAAAGAAAATTAGATGCGGATATTTTCTTTGAGCAACATCTCACATAATTCTGACAAATACAGCTTTTAGTGAATGTACAGAGGGAATTGGACCAACTTCAGCGAGTCGCTGGAATTTGCGGTCAGGAATGACGGGCCTCTTCCACAGGTTGCTGATGTTGATGTCCGAGGGGAGAGGGGACATGGGCCCCTCCAGGCTCTCGTCATAGCTCATCGCACGGCGGGCCATGCCCCTGGGGATGGACATCCCTCCCAACATGCCATCGGAGGGCCCCCCTTCCAGGGCTGGGGGGGTACAAAAAACAGTTATGAATATAACCAGCAACCCTGGatgttcttaaaaaaaaaaatgctattcTCTCAGATTCTTATGTcaacggggcagccgtggcctactggttagcttcggacttgttaacggagggttgccggttcaaaccccgaccagtaggcatggctgaagtgcccttgagcaaggcacctaacccctcactgctccccgagcgctacTGTTgatgcagctcactgcgccgggattagtgtgtgcttcaccttactgtgtgttcacggtgtgctgagtgtgtttcactaattcacggattgggataaatgcagagaccaaatttccctcacgggaccaaaagagtatatattatATGTACTTATTATCAAAACACTGCCCATACCTCTTGTGGAAAAGGTACACACAAGACAAAGTCGAAACATTAACC
Encoded proteins:
- the kiaa1191 gene encoding putative monooxygenase p33MONOX, whose product is MVSRSNDFPALEGGPSDGMLGGMSIPRGMARRAMSYDESLEGPMSPLPSDINISNLWKRPVIPDRKFQRLAEEDETGSVLTHTPSVDVESARPLVPVVKAKASSVLMSSLITKQTQENIHRFEKQAGLTDAGYSPHKGLVDETHYHRMADSIHKMHMQSTDLKEDNQPSAQSTPTTTPQSSPKQKRRSWFSSQGSAASITSSDLSTSSSSSSVDLGAGEGGAVERWTFFGPRLPAQKPTIDPSAEPTGAAHPAGFALQSYKGAQKPTPMEVMKAQATRLAEDPAKAPKMEIPTMDGKRQMTRPHKLKHRDMNVLTPSGF